In Gigantopelta aegis isolate Gae_Host chromosome 14, Gae_host_genome, whole genome shotgun sequence, the following proteins share a genomic window:
- the LOC121388603 gene encoding uncharacterized protein LOC121388603 has product MWFFRMYLKGLKFLLLRMVRMTWTVILDDLRDMRPNEMWATHLSVLLKGRALDVYASMPSEQALNYNNLKEALLKRYDLTEDGFRLKFRTGKPETGETFQQFSVRLASYLRRWLEMSKTEHTFKALFDVIMRDQFVQICNRELALFLKERTPTTIDEMAVLADQFREARFTRAVNLTKGLGIQFSQNIPERKSKEGNGTTKISKPDVSGSFSNKRCFRCGKLGHIATRCYQKVQQSKVGCMTSERELVSRERSAGEIGIRTEQGMKDNGYKNAGTIPKVCGTCVSYTTTVTTASTSSECILSTSCDLKTEVLSMPTAKGWLGGEVVSVLRDTGCNGVVVRRCYIPDEQLTGEVQICMLADGSKVEAPIAKVQIDTPYYTGEVKAWCLEHPLYDLILGNIKNVREPNHPNPDWKLIQAVQTRQQKHDAGKAYSPLKVPEGIAGCGSPDEMKKAQEDDPTLRKLFVLAEKGQLSQNRALFYKKQGLLYRKFKSSKVENGKTFTQFVVPQPYRTKVLKLAHESIMSGHLGTKRTVSRILAEFFWSGVQAEGKRFCQSCDICQRIITKGRVCKVPLEQMPLIDEPFKRVAVDLVGPLKPATEKGNRYILTLVDYATRYPEAVALKGIEAERVAEALVDIFCRIGVPREMLTDMGTQFTSTLMSEVSRLISLKQLTTTPYHPMCNGLVGRFNGTLKQMLKRLCAERPQDWDKYLSAVLFAYREVPQESLGFSPFELVYGHSVRGPMSILKELWTKEVQDDQVRSTYQYVIDLRERLELTRQMAKENLEKSARRHNYYYNKKARQRNMKVGEKVLVLLPTDNNKLTMQWKGPYTIKEKLGNVDYRLEVTRKIKTFHANMLKHYVQRENQDGVLALVNVAVIDLQTDEGIESHDGLVEPPSVRIAQGPNEVKVNSGLAWDQIQEVRKLLYEYSDVLSDSPGYTSLAIHDIRLLSDTPVRVKPHPLPFAMRDVVDDEVRSMLQMDIIEYSDSPYSSPIVIVKKKDGTNRFCIDFRRLNKITIFDAEPMPNADEIFAKLNGCRYISKLDLSKGYWQLPLTESAKGLTAFQTPMGLFQFKVMPFGLVNAPASFSRLMRKLLQDMQNIDNFIDDIIIYTTTFGEHMQVLKELLIRLRNANLTAKPSKCYIGFQSLECLGHIVGNEKLEPVLDKVKAIKEAKQPETKKQVK; this is encoded by the coding sequence ATGTGGTTTTTCAGAATGTACCTAAAGGGCCTAAAATTCCTGCTTTTGAGGATGGTAAGGATGACATGGACAGTTATCTTAGACGATTTGAGAGATATGCGGCCAAATGAGATGTGGGCTACTCATCTGAGTGTTTTGTTGAAAGGTAGAGCTTTAGATGTTTATGCATCGATGCCAAGTGAACAAGCTCTTAACTATAACAATTTGAAAGAAGCATTACTTAAAAGATATGACTTGACGGAAGATGGCTTTAGGCTGAAATTCAGAACTGGAAAACCTGAGACAGGTGAGACTTTCCAACAGTTTTCAGTTAGGTTAGCAAGTTATTTGAGAAGATGGTTAGAGATGTCCAAGACTGAGCATACTTTTAAAGCCTTGTTTGATGTCATAATGCGTGATCAGTTTGTACAAATTTGTAACAGAGAACTAGCTTTATTTCTGAAGGAAAGAACACCTACAACAATAGATGAGATGGCTGTTTTGGCGGATCAATTTCGTGAGGCAAGATTTACTCGAGCAGTGAATTTAACAAAAGGTTTGGGAATTCAGTTTAGCCAGAACATTCCAGAAAGGAAAAGCAAAGAAGGTAATGGAACAACTAAAATATCGAAACCGGATGTTTCAGGTTCGTTCTCTAATAAACGTTGCTTTAGATGTGGTAAACTTGGTCATATTGCTACTCGTTGTTATCAAAAAGTACAACAATCCAAGGTAGGTTGCATGACATCAGAACGGGAATTGGTTTCTAGAGAACGATCAGCTGGTGAAATCGGTATTAGAACTGAACAAGGAATGAAGGATAACGGTTACAAAAATGCAGGTACAATACCAAAGGTTTGTGGAACTTGTGTATCATACACCACAACTGTGACAACAGCTTCAACATCAAGTGAGTGCATTCTTAGTACATCGTGTGATTTAAAAACTGAAGTGTTGAGTATGCCTACAGCGAAAGGTTGGTTAGGTGGTGAAGTTGTCAGTGTGTTGCGAGATACTGGATGCAATGGTGTAGTTGTGAGACGATGCTACATTCCTGATGAACAGCTAACTGGTGAGGTTCAAATCTGTATGTTAGCAGATGGATCAAAAGTGGAAGCACCCATAGCAAAAGTGCAAATCGACACACCATATTATACAGGTGAAGTAAAGGCTTGGTGTCTAGAACATCCACTTTATGATTTGATACTTggcaatattaaaaatgtcagGGAGCCAAATCATCCTAATCCAGACTGGAAGCTTATTCAGGCAGTACAAACACGACAGCAGAAACATGACGCAGGTAAGGCGTATTCACCTTTGAAAGTTCCTGAGGGTATTGCTGGATGTGGTTCTCCTGATGAGATGAAGAAGGCACAGGAGGACGATCCTACATTGAGGAAATTATTTGTGCTTGCAGAGAAGGGTCAGCTTTCACAGAACAGGGCACTGTTTTACAAGAAACAAGGGTTACTGTACCGTAAGTTCAAATCTTCTAAGGTGGAGAATGGTAAGACTTTCACCCAATTCGTTGTTCCTCAGCCATATAGAACTAAGGTGCTGAAACTTGCTCATGAATCGATAATGTCTGGCCATTTGGGAACAAAACGCACAGTAAGTAGAATATTAGCGGAGTTTTTCTGGTCAGGAGTGCAAGCGGAAGGAAAAAGGTTCTGTCAGTCATGTGATATTTGTCAACGGATTATCACAAAAGGTAGAGTATGTAAAGTTCCACTGGAGCAAATGCCTCTTATTGATGAACCTTTTAAACGAGTGGCTGTAGATTTGGTGGGTCCACTTAAACCTGCAACAGAAAAAGGCAACAGGTATATCTTAACCTTAGTTGACTATGCTACAAGGTATCCGGAAGCCGTTGCTTTGAAAGGTATCGAAGCTGAAAGAGTGGCGGAAGCCTTGGTAGACATATTTTGTCGAATAGGTGTTCCAAGAGAGATGTTGACCGATATGggtacacagttcacttccacACTTATGTCAGAGGTAAGTAGATTGATTTCTTTGAAACAACTTACTACGACGCCATACCACCCAATGTGCAATGGGTTGGTTGGACGGTTTAACGGTACTTTGAAGCAGATGTTGAAACGATTATGTGCCGAGCGTCCACAAGACTGGGATAAGTATTTGAGTGCAGTTCTCTTTGCATATCGTGAAGTGCCTCAGGAGAGTTTGGGGTTTTCACCATTCGAATTGGTTTATGGTCATTCAGTCAGGGGACCAATGTCAATCCTAAAAGAATTATGGACAAAGGAAGTACAGGATGATCAGGTACGGTCAACATATCAGTATGTGATTGATCTCCGGGAAAGACTTGAATTAACACGTCAGATGGCGAAAGAAAACTTGGAAAAATCTGCCAGGAGACACAACTACTATTACAACAAGAAAGCAAGACAGAGAAATATGAAGGTGGGTGAAAAGGTTTTAGTGTTACTGCCAACAGATAACAATAAACTAACCATGCAATGGAAGGGACCTTATACCATTAAGGAAAAGTTGGGGAATGTAGACTATCGGTTAGAAGTGACTAGGAAGATCAAAACATTCCATGCGAACATGTTGAAGCATTATGTTCAGAGAGAAAACCAGGATGGTGTGTTAGCATTAGTTAACGTTGCTGTCATAGATCTTCAGACAGACGAGGGTATTGAAAGTCATGATGGATTGGTTGAACCTCCGAGTGTAAGAATCGCCCAGGGTCCGAATGAGGTAAAGGTGAACTCAGGTTTGGCTTGGGATCAAATTCAAGAGGTAAGGAAATTGTTGTATGAATATTCTGATGTTTTGTCAGATTCGCCAGGGTATACCAGTTTGGCAATTCATGATATCAGACTGTTATCAGATACTCCAGTTAGAGTTAAACCCCATCCTTTGCCTTTTGCAATGCGTGACGTGGTCGATGATGAGGTAAGGAGTATGTTACAGATGGATATTATTGAATATTCAGATAGTCCATATTCATCACCCATAGTCATTGTCAAAAAGAAAGATGGGACTAATAGATTTTGCATAGATTTCAGGAGGTTGAACAAAATTACCATTTTCGACGCTGAACCAATGCCAAATGCAGACGAGATCTTTGCCAAATTGAATGGATGTAGGTATATAAGTAAACTGGATTTGTCAAAGGGCTATTGGCAGCTACCACTGACAGAAAGCGCGAAAGGATTAACCGCTTTCCAAACCCCCATGGGATTGTTTCAGTTCAAAGTTATGCCATTCGGATTGGTAAATGCACCTGCTAGTTTTAGTAGACTGATGAGAAAACTACTGCAAGATatgcaaaatattgataatttcATAGATGATATAATTATCTACACCACCACTTTTGGAGAACATATGCAGGTGTTGAAAGAGCTGCTGATTAGGTTAAGAAATGCAAATCTGACTGCAAAGCCAAGTAAGTGCTACATTGGTTTTCAAAGTTTGGAATGTCTAGGACACATAGTGGGAAATGAAAAGCTGGAACCAGTGCTAGATAAGGTCAAAGCTATTAAAGAGGCTAAACAACCGGAGACAAAGAAAcaggtaaaataa